In a single window of the Rhopalosiphum padi isolate XX-2018 chromosome 1, ASM2088224v1, whole genome shotgun sequence genome:
- the LOC132927197 gene encoding FYVE, RhoGEF and PH domain-containing protein 4-like gives MDEMNSFVPMTPPNHFVKELRGVLDQQNILSAKTKQKVLRDLDQHICDDNEKRIAKLRIRSIQEICVSETNYIHQLDKLITYFKRPMEEQKLASSQVISKLFGNVETILNVNKELLVQLHPAKENIGQVFLNTAPFLKLYSVYAFNYKNVLDTLQDLPKSHPKLYRFICTQESRPDVSAKLNSLLITPIQRIPRYLMLLRELQNYTPIEHQGYNDIKASVEQISKVADHINNLVQEQENMSRLVSIQRSLSGCGKVNIVLPGRKLIKEGPLMKVSPEGSTSIPRYLILLSDMILYCKEWVDPEKLVCLRVLPLNKCEAKSVMYKRGLFSINCQSVEFVFYTMDAPHATCSWVEMLQQSIDKCKANSLMPVKRCGPLKLVKRKKENNTNRNDDNCYSSPTKKMKSLNSLKDTTIVKSNQHMSYMASARNLVFSFGSTLKKLVGRNSV, from the exons ATGGACGAAATGAATTCGTTTGTGCCTATGACGCCACCGAATCATTTTGTCAAAGAACTGCGAGGAGTGTTGGATCAACAAAACATACTTTCTGCTAAAACCAAacaaaaag TATTGCGAGACTTAGATCAACATATTTGTGATGACAATGAAAAACGCATCGCAAAGTTGAGGATTCGATCTATTCAAGAAATATGCGTCTcggaaacaaattatattcacCAGTTAGACAAATTGATCACA TATTTTAAACGTCCAATGGAAGAACAGAAACTTGCTTCAAGCCAAGTCATCAGTAAATTGTTTGGCAATGTTGAGACAATTCTGAATGTGAATAAAGAACTTTTGGTTCAATTACATCCGGCCAAAGAAAATATCGGACAAGTTTTCTTGAACACTGCTCCTTTTCTTAAACTTTATTCAGTTTACGCATTTAATTACAAGAACGTATTGGATACacttcaa gatttACCAAAATCTCACCCAAAACTTTATCGCTTTATATGTACACAAGAATCAAGGCCAGATGTATCTGCTAAATTGAATTCACTTTTAATAACTCCCATTCAAAGAATACCTCGTTATCTGATGCTTTTACGTGAACTTCAGAATTATACTCCTATTGAACATCAaggttataatgatattaaag ctTCTGTAGAACAAATAAGTAAAGTTGCAGACCATATCAATAACTTAGTTCAAGAACAAGAAAACATGTCCAGATTAGTAAGCATTCAACGTAGTCTTTCAGGTTGTGGCAAAGTTAACATTGTACTACCAGGACGTAAATTAATCAAAGAAGGTCCTCTGATGAAAGTATCACCCGAAGGCAGTACATCTATTCCCCGTTACTTAATATTGCTTAGTGACATGATACTATATTGTAAAGAGTGGGTAGACCCAGAAAAGTTGGTTTGTCTCAGAGTATTGCCACTCAATAAGTGTGAAGCCAAGTCTGTCATGTATAAAAGAggattgttttcaataaattgtcAGTCTGTAGAATTTGTATTTTACACAATGGATGCACCTCATGCTACATGTTCATGGGTAGAAATGTTACAGCAGTCTATTGACAAG tgcAAAGCCAACTCTTTGATGCCAGTAAAAAGATGCGGTCCTTTGAAATTAGTCAAaagaaaaaaggaaaataaCACAAATAGAAATGATGACAATTGTTATTCAAGTCcaactaaaaaaatgaaatcattaaacagtcttaaa gATACAACAATTGTTAAATCAAATCAACATATGTCATACATGGCTTCAGCAAGAAATCTTGTTTTCAGTTTTGGATCaacattgaaaaaattagtGGGAAGAAATTCAgtatag